A window of Cryptomeria japonica chromosome 3, Sugi_1.0, whole genome shotgun sequence contains these coding sequences:
- the LOC131041172 gene encoding transcription termination factor MTEF1, chloroplastic: MVLPTDLRSHSLSNRLQLPLSPSLNLNAKPTHQKPMFNTPSEKPFLNTPTGSLKQSSSLHPNSYELDSYPEHIDSWPSRSLNSKNYSQQFGQDIDDPGLEFRKKLEYLELFEVDTPRAIRENPLILSTSLHNIEKVVGFLQQWGMLHKDFGRIFGMCPQILTCNVDKNLVPILDFLLFEVKILRKDIRKCINRCPRILESSVTDQLRPTLQYLKKLGLQEERFADCSNTVLLVSSIENTLAPKLEYLQSLGFDHKDAVSMVVRTPGIFTFSIANNLKPKFDYLVNEMGGGLQDLLEFPQYFTFSLEKRIKPRHRLLVKHKLWLPLPAMLKKTEPDFFYTFRRQLTG, encoded by the coding sequence ATGGTATTGCCAACTGACCTTAGGAGCCATTCCTTATCAAACAGACTGCAATTACCCCTATCACCATCATTGAACTTGAACGCCAAGCCAACCCATCAAAAACCCATGTtcaatacaccctctgaaaaacccTTTCTCAATACACCCACCGGCTCCCTAAAACAATCATCATCTCTGCACCCGAATTCATATGAACTCGATTCATATCCCGAGCATATAGATTCCTGGCCCTCAAGGTCTCTGAACTCAAAAAATTACTCTCAACAATTTGGACAGGACATAGATGACCCCGGTCTCGAGTTCAGAAAAAAGCTTGAGTACCTAGAACTTTTCGAGGTTGACACTCCAAGGGCCATTAGAGAAAACCCATTAATACTTTCCACCAGTTTACACAACATAGAGAAAGTTGTAGGCTTCTTGCAGCAATGGGGAATGCTACACAAAGACTTCGGAAGAATCTTTGGTATGTGCCCACAAATCTTAACTTGCAATGTTGATAAGAACTTGGTCCCAATACTAGACTTTTTGCTTTTTGAAGTGAAAATCCTTAGAAAAGACATTAGAAAATGTATTAACAGATGCCCAAGAATTCTGGAATCTAGTGTAACAGACCAACTTAGGCCTACCCTGCAGTATCTCAAGAAATTGGGTTTACAAGAAGAAAGATTTGCGGATTGTTCCAATACAGTACTATTGGTTTCCAGTATTGAAAATACCCTCGCTCCTAAGCTGGAGTATTTGCAGAGTTTGGGTTTTGATCACAAGGATGCTGTAAGCATGGTGGTGAGGACTCCAGGGATTTTTACATTTAGTATAGCCAATAATCTTAAGCCAAAATTTGATTATTTGGTGAACGAGATGGGGGGTGGGCTTCAGGATTTGTTAGAATTTCCGCAGTACTTTACTTTCAGTTTGGAGAagaggatcaagcctaggcatagGCTTTTGGTGAAGCACAAACTTTGGTTGCCTTTGCCTGCGATGTTGAAGAAAACTGAACCTGACTTTTTCTATACATTCAGACGACAACTAACTGGCTAG